CGGCGAGGTGGTCTTCAATACCTCGATGACCGGGTACCAGGAAGTGGTCACCGACCCCTCCTACGCGGGGCAGATCGTCACCATGACCTATCCGCTGATCGGAAACTACGGCGCCAACGACACCGACCAGGAGTCGGCCCATCCCCAGGTCGCCGGCTTTGTGGTCTACGAACCCTCGCCGATCTACAGCAACTGGCGCGCGACGGAATCGTTCGATGCGTATCTCCGTCGTCACGGGGTGGTGGGGATCTGCGACGTCGACACGCGGGCGATCACCCGTCACATCCGCTCAGCGGGCGCCATGCGCGGGGCCATCGCTCCGGCGGAGGTCGATCGCGACGCGTTGCTCCAGCAGATCCTGGCCCAGCCCCGTATGGAGGGACTCGACCTCGCGTGCGCCGTCTCGACCGATCGTCGCTACGTCGTTCCCGCCCGCGGTGAGCGCCGCTTCCGCGTCCTCGCTTACGACTTCGGCGTCAAGTCGCACTCGCTGCAGCTGCTCGCGGAACGAGGGTGCGAGGTGACCGTGCTGCCGGCGAGCACTCCGGCCGACGAGGTGCTGGCCAGCGGGGCGGACGGTCTCTTCGTCTCCAACGGTCCGGGGGATCCCGAGGCGGTCGGTCAGGCGCTGGAATCAATCCGCGCGCTGGCGGAGGCCGATCGACCGGTGTTCGGCATCTGCCTGGGCCACCAGCTCATCGCGCGCGCGTTCGGGGCGCAGACGTTCAAGCTCCTCTACGGCCACCGCGGCGGCAATCATCCGGTCCGGCGGTTGTCCGACGGTGCGGTGGAGATCACCGCCCAGAACCACGGTTTTGCGGTGCGCGGCGACGAGTCGGGAGTGCATCACGCTCCGGACCTGCGGGTCACGCACCTGAACCTGAACGACGGCACGGTCGAGGGTCTGGAGCACACCAGCCGGCCGGTTTTCTCGGTGCAGTACCACCCCGAATCGGCTCCTGGGCCGCACGATTCGCGCTACCTCTTCGATCGCTTCATCGCCGAGATGGATCGGCGCGTTCGGAGTCAACGGGAAGCTTGACGGCAACCGGGGGCGTCTTTATTGTAACTCCGGTAAGCTGCCATCCAGCAATCTGTTAGCAATACTCGCGAGCTCTCCGTCGGCGCTCGTTTCGCGGCCACGGGGGTCCTCGCAAAGAAGTAGGATCACCGATCGCGGTCCGAACGCCCCGGCCGCGGTTTAGAGCGGATAGTCGCCCCTCTCTCCCAACTCGACGGAGGCAGTCCATGACCAAGGCGGATCTCGTACAGCTTGCATCCGAAGCCATCGGGCCGGGCATCACCAAGAAGGACTGTGCCGTGGTGGTCGATGCGTTCCTCAACGCCATCAAGGACGCCATGGCCGAGCACAAGAACATTGAGATTCGCGGCTTCGGCACCTTCAAGGTGCGCGAGCGGAAGAGCCGTCTCGCCCGCAACCCGCGCACCGGTGACCCCGTGGAGGTGCCCCCGCGCGCGGTGCCGGTTTTCAAGCCCTCGAAGGAGTTGAGGGCGATGGTGGAGGAGCGTCCGCTGGAGGTCTGACCCGGACGCGCCAGGCCGGCGCCCGACGATCGGGGGGCGACTTCAAGAGCCCGTCGCAAAGGTGACGGGCTCTCTTCTTGCG
The Longimicrobiaceae bacterium DNA segment above includes these coding regions:
- the carA gene encoding glutamine-hydrolyzing carbamoyl-phosphate synthase small subunit codes for the protein MADQAILMLEDGRTFSGEAYGARGTTFGEVVFNTSMTGYQEVVTDPSYAGQIVTMTYPLIGNYGANDTDQESAHPQVAGFVVYEPSPIYSNWRATESFDAYLRRHGVVGICDVDTRAITRHIRSAGAMRGAIAPAEVDRDALLQQILAQPRMEGLDLACAVSTDRRYVVPARGERRFRVLAYDFGVKSHSLQLLAERGCEVTVLPASTPADEVLASGADGLFVSNGPGDPEAVGQALESIRALAEADRPVFGICLGHQLIARAFGAQTFKLLYGHRGGNHPVRRLSDGAVEITAQNHGFAVRGDESGVHHAPDLRVTHLNLNDGTVEGLEHTSRPVFSVQYHPESAPGPHDSRYLFDRFIAEMDRRVRSQREA
- a CDS encoding HU family DNA-binding protein, producing the protein MTKADLVQLASEAIGPGITKKDCAVVVDAFLNAIKDAMAEHKNIEIRGFGTFKVRERKSRLARNPRTGDPVEVPPRAVPVFKPSKELRAMVEERPLEV